A segment of the Hemicordylus capensis ecotype Gifberg chromosome 6, rHemCap1.1.pri, whole genome shotgun sequence genome:
CGATCTTGTAATACTGGGATTATACGATTTTTATATATAAGGTTTGgaattgtttcatttttttagctgctttattgtattttaaaatttttattcccgattattgattttgttttatgatatttgtgaaccgcccttagctattctgtaagggcggtctagaagtcgaacaaataataaataaataacaataaattatAACAATGACTATATTTGCATTAaacattttactttttaaaaagaatatcaAATACATGTTAACTATCAGATACTGTAAGATCTGTGTTTGAAAGGGCatgaactgagctagatggactaacggtctgactcggtatattgcagcttcctaacTCCTGCCTTTGGTTTTATGAAGTTAGAAAGTCGGCACACTACCGTCCACCCACAGTTTTCGCTGAAGCTCTAGGTATCAACTTTGTCTTCTCTACATGAGCACTGCTCCCATTTAGTCCGCTCGCTGAGTTTAAATAAAAACGGCATCAAAAATAACCAGGAAGTTCCGTCTCTAGACAAAGGAAGTGTCGATCTAGCACTCTATGAGACCTCTGTGATACACTTTAGTATTACCATAGAGAATTGAAGAGACTCTCCTTCCCGGCCGGTCTCGTCTTTTCTTTCCCACAATTCCTTGCGCGCTTGCGgcctcttcctttctcttccttccaggGGCTGCTGACGCCGCCATGGTGAGTCTTGAGAGCGGAGTGGCATTTGAATCGGATGCAATCCTCCTTCAGGAGGCGGCCGGAGAAACGTGTGGTTTTGCGGCGGTGTTGagaagggcctggagcacccggGGGGCTAGCAATGGCGGGTTTATCCCGAGGTTGTAAAAGTTGGAAGGCCTTGAGAACAGAGGGCTGCTGTTAGTGGTAGGATGGCATTTGGGCCCAGAAACGTTGCCGGGTTGGGTTGGTTAAGGGAACGTAGTTGAAGAGGGATTGACTTAAGGTGTGGCAGAGGAGGGGAGCCTCAGTACTTTTGTGTGCCTCTTGCCGCCTGGCAGAAGGAAATAGGTGTACGTTTTCTGTTTCATATGGTTGTGGGGTTTGTTGTATTTAACGAAcaaacatttttatacagcccaaaactggGCGGAACATATGACAGTGAACAAGCCCAGTGAGAAAGTGTGGGAGACTTATGGTATGCTCCATTAGAAAACTGCATTATTAAAAGCATGTATATACTGCTTCAGCAAAATTCTCAGAGTGGCATGAGAAAATGGTtcactgtcccaaaagggctcatgatcccccccccacacacacacactctctctcctccagcaacagccactggagagtggCAGTGCTGAGCTGAATGAGAGCTGCTCTCCCACTCCACACAAatactgctaaatataaaagaaccaccacttttaaaggtgctatttgcccagttagcagtaagGAAGAAAGCAAACAGAAAACATTTACTTCAGATATTCACTTTCaaaactgtattattattattattattattacatttatattccgctcttcctccaaggagcccagtgttacatacttaagtttctctttcacaacaaccctgtgaagtaggctaggctaggctgagagagaagtgactggcccagagtcacccagctcgtattatggctgaatggggatttgaactcgggtctccccggtcctagtccagcactctaaccactccaccacgCTGGTGGCAAAATATATGTTTTGCCACCATGAACCTCTCATATCCAACAGTATTGATCTTGAAATAATACATTCCTCAAGAATGTAATCCCTCTTGAGTAAAAATGGAGTTGATTAGACCCCAAGAAAGGCACACGGCAGGGGCCTAAGCGAATACTGTAGGTGCTAACCAGTGAGGTGTATGTCGTAGTGAGAACTGGATAGAACAACTACAATTTTATGTTGCATTCTGGAACTTTTTGCATATAAAAGGCATCTTAAAAAGCAGGAGGTGGAGCTGTTGTTAGTGGAGAGACAGAAAAATAGAGACAAGAGGACACATCTCCTGATGGGCCCTCTGGACATATGAAAATGTGAGGGGTGAGCATGTTGCAATGCACAGAAGATGTGAGAGAAGTGCCTTTGAGATGAGATAGTAAGATCTGTGTGTGGACAGCTAGAGGAGATGAGCATAGGGTGATTGTTGATCGGTGCTCATAAAAAATAATGAGGTAATGTATCATCCTGCTCTTGTTAGGGTTGCACCCCTTGAAGGTgcaggtttgcagcttgggagtCCTCCTTGACCCAGTGTTACACCTGGATGCCCAGGTGTCTGCTGTAGCTTGGGGGAGGGAGTGCACTTTTGTGCAACTTTGGGGTTCCAATTTGTGTCCGCTCTTGGACCAGGCAGACCTGGCTGTGGCGATTCTTGCTCTTGTTACATCtcgattggattactgcaatgcactcttcgtggggctgcccttgaagacattCTGGAAGCTTGAACTGGTCCAAGATGCAGCAGTGAGAGTCTTGACAGGGTCAAACCTTatagaccatataacaccagtcttgcaggagctgcactggttaccagtttggtTCCAGGCACAACtcagtgctggtgattaccttttaaagcccttcacaGTTTGGGGCCAGAGTACCTGAAGGAACGCCTTCTCCCTTGTGAATCTGGCCATCCTATAAGGTcggacagagggggcctcctgcGTTTGTTTGGTGGCCTCAcaggctcggggggggggcttactCTGCTGTGGCCCTCTTCTTCTGCAAAGGGAGGCTTAGTTGAGTTCTTTTCTCCTATTTTAGACAGTTGGTAGAAtgttgcaggaggagagctggtcttgaggtagcaagcatgaattgtcccctttgctaagcagggtccaccctggttgcatttgaatgggagactacatatgagcacctcaatatattccccttaggggatgggaatctctgggaagagcacctgcctgcttgcatgcagaaggttccaagttccctccctggcatctccaagataatgctgagagagactcctgcctgcagcattggagaagctgctgccagtatgtgtagacagtactgaactagatggaccaatggtctgactcggtatatgacagctaACAATGTCCCTGTGTTTTATTCAGGAAGGAAGGCCTTTAGATACAGTTTTATTGTTGGTGGTTCTATTATTAATTTGAACACGTAAGCCACCCTAGGACTTTTTATGAAGGTGCAAGATagatctttaaaaacaaattaaaaataaattaatttaaggggtggggggcaccctTCTTGTCCCTTATGGGCATAAGACACTCGCATGCCCATAACAGTATAAATGGTGCCCCAGTATAACgagacaggtacttcctgtatcTATTCGGAAGGGGTTGTgtgcagtggtccctctgatttccccccatctctatgcagaatgttttgttctgggcagcagtatcaaggcagtgtgtgcacacttgcattcagagtggggccttcttgattcaacctgagcaggatctaaaatgaactgagtggacatccaaaaactagtgagcgtgcgcacgccttagagggaacagtggttgtgtGTGACATGTAGTATAACAAACTTGGAGGTTGTTGGCACATTCCTACCAATTTTAATATCTCGCTTCCTCCACTCCAGGGAGTTGATATTCGCCACAACAAGGACCGGAAGGTTCGGCGCAAGGAGCCCAAGAGTCAAGATATTTATCTTCGTCTCCTGGTCAAGGTGAGGAGCAGGGTGATCAAAGATCCATGGGCTCAAAGGGTGCCGGAGGGCCTCCGAAGGAGCTTTTGGACTTCTCCCCATCCTGCTTATTTATTGGGGATTTGTGGCACTTTATGAAAGAAGTTACAACCTAATGAATTTGGGGAGAACACAAAGGAGGTATTGGAGGGAACCAGGccttaggaagaagaagaaacttgtGGATTATATTTCAAGGGTCATGGGAGATGTGGGAAGCTGGTTTTGGGGGCATATCTAGGAAGTACAGGCAATTAACTGGTATTCAGCTGAGAAGGactgtggctcagtggcagagcatctgctttgcatgccgaaggtccccggtttactccctggcatctccaggtctcTACCCTGGAAGGCTGTTGTAAGTCAGTATAGTCCTGTATCTCCAACCTTAGGTTCCCTAGATGACTGGAAAtggggctgtatctcagtggcagagcatctgctttgcatgtagaaggtcccaggttcaagccctggcatctccaggtagggctgagtaagattcctgcctgaaatcttgggagagccgctgctaatcagaatagacagtactgagctagagggaccaatggtctgacttggtatactgcagcttcctatgttcctatccagtgGTTTAATTATGGGAAGAAACTGCCCagtagggatttttttttaactgcagtcCTCTCAACTCCTTTTTGCCTCAGCTTTACAGGTTTCTTGCTCGAAGGACCAATGCAAAATTCAACAAGGTGATCCTCAAGAGGCTCTTCATGAGCCGCACCAACCGACCTCCACTAGCCATATCCCGCATGGTGAGTGCTGATGCCTGCTCCTCAATCCCATTCCTGAGCTCTCCATTTCCACAATGCCTATCAATCCCAGCTGGGATAGCTCCTCTCTCGTACGTCTTCCTTCTACTGGGTCAAACAAGATAAGGGCAGGCATTCCTAACTGTCAGGGCGAATTGTTACTTGCTGATGGGTACAAGCACGATAACCAAtcactcttcttccccctccagatCCGTAAGATGAAGCTCCCAGGCCGGGATAACAAAACCGCGGTGGTGGTGGGTACAGTTACAGATGATGTTCGCATCCAAGAAATCCCCAAACTTAAGGTAATAAGGACATGTCGTAGTGAATACATTACTTTGCATGCCTTCTTCACGTTTATAAAGAGAGTAGTCtggttgacctcttctgaagaTTGCGAGAACTGGCTACTTACAGAAGATGCTTCTATGCATGACCTGAAAGTGAACCTGTAGAAGGTTGATTGAACTGTGATCTAGAGCATCGTGTGATAGCCTAGATGCCAATGTGCCATGAaacttaataataatagtaataataataaatctacaaattgaaattgaaaggctgtggcagaaaaagaccaaagtaatcccagtggtaattggtgccctaggtgcagttccaaaacaacttgaagagcaccgcaacaccataggggccacagaaatcaccatcagccagttacaaaaagcaactttactgggaacagcctatattctgcgatgatatctataacaacagcaacaacattgaccataaaattcagccatcccaggtccttgggaaggacttggatgtctggataaaacaaaccagtcaataatacctgtctgactgtgtaaactttttataataataattaaaaaacatatttataccccaccccctcctcctatCTACTTATTAGTGATGAAGGAGCCGCTCAGATGGGAAAGGCTGTGAGGTCAAGAGGCTTCAAACTTTATTATTGGAATGCATAATAAGCATGTGATAGCGAATGGTTAGTCTGTATGTGTGCAGTAGCACCCATCCCAGATGGCTAGTTATATAAGCCTGCAGCTTGGTTAGAAAAACTTTAATTAATGAGTTGTAAGCAACTGAAATACAAAAAACTTGTACAGAAAAAGAATACTTCCTGCTGTTTCTGGATGGTTGCAGGGATCACTTCTAGAAAGGGATCCCCCCTCACAGAGGAGGGGGTGCCTCTTCTACATGGTGTCTTTCATTTGCAGTTTTCATGAGTACTTCTGTTAATACGTGTAAAGCTTCTTAAGTATCTGCTGCCCTAATTAAGTATCTTCTTAAGTATCTGCTGACACTAATTAGTGTCTTTTTGATTGGTCAAAATGTTTGATTTAACTAATAGATTGACTACAGTTTTAGAGCCTTAGCTATATTAAGATGTGGATGAAGCTGTAAATCTTTTTTTAATGTCAGATTTGTGGGTTCTCATGTTCCAACCACTTTCCCTTTGCCTCCAAGGTTTGTGCTCTCCGAGTGACCGAGGGAGCCCGTACCCGCATTCTGAAAGCAGGAGGCCAGATTATGACTTTTGACCAGTTGGCCATGGCTGCCCCCAAGGGCCAGGGAACGGTCTTGCTTTCTGGTGAGTTAGGAGAAACTACTGTGTTTTACAGTCTTTAAGAAAGGCTCATTGGCCACAGTCTCTTACTACTTCAGTATGACAGAAGCACTTCTTCCAATTGTCCCCATGCAGGGCCCAGGAAAGCTCGTCGGGTTTATCGGCATTTTGGCAAGGCCCCTGGCACCCCCCATAGCCACACTAAGTGAGTACTCTAGACCTCTGTCTCTCTGCATTGGTACCTTTACTTTCTATTCTCTTCCTGTGGAAGCTTCAGCATTGCCTTTGCCTTCTACCAACAGTTAGGATCTTTTTCTTTCTAGTTCTGTTTATCATACGTGTTACATTTTGTCTCAATGCACCCTTCCTCCAGGGAACCAAGTCTCACAATATGTTCTCAAAACATGAGTCTTGGAAAAGCCAGCTAGGTCACCCAGTTTTATAGCTGACCCTGGCTTTCCCATGTCCAAGCCAGACACTCCCTTTCTCCTAGCAAGCACTTCAGATTGAGCAAAATGATTGTCCCCTGTCTTCttgcttttaaaacatttctgtcCTGACATTCTGcgaaaccagggctgcacaaccttggccctcctgcagattttagactacaactcccatcatcccagactcTTGGCtgcttggctggggatgatgggaggactgcagctggaggactgaagttgcgCATCTCTGTActaaacagttctcaaagcaattaacAGAAAATACAAGGTAATGAAGTATTATAAAAAGTGTTAAAACATTGCAAAAGTAGCCCGCCCACTCCCAGttagcagcagcagtcagcattTTAAGGCACTGTCTCCCTAATTAAGGAAGCATGGAGCAGGCTACTTTTGAAAAAGGCACTTGAGGTGACTCTTTCTGCTCAGGCAGTAGTTATTCTGAATCCTGGAACCTGTATCTTTCCTGACATTAGCACTGTTGAACATTTTTCACCCTGGAGCTTGGCTGTGGAAATGTGAAAAATCTAGTGCAAGGGCCAGCGTgaggctctcctgctgttgctggactacaactcccatcgttcccAGCAGCAGTTTATAAAGAACCTCAAGTTGGCTGTCCCTGGTCTAGTGAGTTAAAGTAGCAGGAAGTTGGAGCCATACCCATTGAGTCCTTAAACGGAGGGGGAGTTTCTtcagggaagcagaaagaagctGAGCCAAGGAATCTCATGGCTCAGTGTTCCTTCTCAGTACTGGAGTTGCTGCTTGTCTCttatacccacccacccccactccccaaacGTCTATGCAGTAGGAGATTTGATGGAATTACTAACTTCTCTTTCATCTCCCACTTTTCAGGCCATACGTCCGATCCAAGGGCCGCAAATTTGAACGGGCTCGAGGTCGCCGTGCCAGCCGAGGCTACAAAAACTAATGTTCTTAAGATATTTGAAGGCTGAGATGTATGGAATTAAAGCTGCCGTGCTGAATAGAAACTAACTCTCTGAGTTCTTTGCTGGCTAACCAAGTGACAGAGAGGCTCCGTAAAGGCCTCTTATGTCTCAGGAAAGCCTGGCTTGCTCATCTTAGTGTGAGCATTGTGTGTGAATTCCATTCTGAAAGAcacccccatcaccaccacccaattCAGTAAAGTTTTTCCACAGTCTTTATTGATGATACCTTAGCAAGGTGTTCCAGTGATATTCTACATTTACTTAAAGTATGATAGTAAGGGTGGGCGGATGAGGGTGTGTGTCCTGGTGAGGTATGAAACATGTTGCAAATGCGGTATGTTTCCAAACATGAAGAAAATGCCTGagaactagggttgtgcgttttgtatttttttctgttttgtttttggcccgaatccgaaaaacccccattttgttctttgttcaaaatcagccaatctgaaacaccccaattttgttctttgttcgaaattgcaaaatccgaatccgaaacgtttcggatttttaaaaatggcctcaaggaaaaactagtgggtggggtggtagtgcccgatgggtggaaactaccacccaagtttcagaggaattgggcaaagggctgatttttggtgcatttttgaagtataggatttttcccatagggaagaatggaggtttcagcaaaagtatagcttcatgttggggggaaaggggtggcccagagcagagtagggtgggtggtagtgtccagtgggggcaaggaagctgccagaattatttcaatggaatcgggcagagggctgatttttaaagatgtaatggagtttgtgcgtctgtaaagttcttccccataactgcacctggggggcaccagagtggcccagagtgagtggtggtgtagagcacgtagggtgccaaccacccacatgggttgctaacccatggggtactgggttctgttgtttctgagatgttttgagtgtagatccagattctctggtagcatatgagagtggattcatggtttgtcattgaaaatctgatatgctaccagagaatctacactcagaacacctcagaaacaacagaacccagcaccccaggggttagcaccctatgtgcattacaccaccacttgctcccagcccccccagtgccccccaggtggagttatgggtctgctgaaacctcaattattcccgggggggagggggaaccttaaagaagcgtaaacatcaacaattcctaagaaatcagccctttgccctattcctttggaatctgggttgtggcaggcaccccttggggcactgccacccaacccactgttttgcccctcaggccccctttctgccccaaagacatgtcaacttcaaaaattctttaaaaataagccctttccccaattcctttggaatctgggtggcagcaggcacccattggggcactaccacctgaaccactcttctgcccccaaagcctcctttctgccctgaatccaccccaaataacatcaacatcacacatcaacaacagcagagctttggaagaaaatcaggtagatttccaaaggtcatgcacatccacatcccccctgcctgaaatgcaattgatctacacacaacagtgtgaaacaacaacaatgaaatgcacactgccccactggccaatgagggtaaatgcacactgccccactagccaatgagggtaaaatttacccttaaatttgcttaaaaggaataaggaggcaattgccagcagatcagctaatgcttttgctggccaatctgcgggctggaagggctggaaattcaaacagatgtcaaaactcaaaatggagactgaaggagaaagactttttacgattgcaaaatggagttccaaaacagccaaaactacaagatgttttgtatccgaaacagggacattttgttttggctacaaaattttctgttttgagcattgggtgttgttttttggctacaaaacagccgaaatggcctgttttgtgcacaaaacgttttgtatccgaaacgaaatgcacatccctactgagaacTAGGCCTTGGTCAATTAAGCTGCtgaccatttttctttttctccctatgggtggcgggtgtgtgtgtgccttcaTAACATCTGAAAGGTGTAAATTCCAGAAAGCCATTTCTAACTTGAGATTTTAGAAGCAGCTGCAACCaggaacaaacaaaatgaaaGTGGGATCCTGCCATGTTGCCTTTGGGAATTGTCTGCTTGAGAAAGGAGGGGCTGGTAGCAAGAACCAGGTCTCCTGGGATCTCTAGAAGAGGGGATCAATAAAATCTGGCCTACAATTGGGTTGGTGGTCCACCAGGAGATTGCAGGAGTTTGTGGATGGGTTGCTGGGTGATTATCCCTGATGGCCAAGGAAAATAGCACAAGTGCTCTAAGGAGGTGCTTGTTCCAGGTCAAGGGACAAAACCCACCAAATAGGTCCCAGACAAGCATCCACTGACTGGAGCAGAGGCTATGGTAGCAGCTTTTGACTAAGTATAGGACTGAAGAGAAGTACACTGAGGAGGCCTTGCCCTAGGGGAGCCCCATGGGTTCATGCAGCAGACAGGCCAGGTAACAGGAGATAATCCAGGCCCTGCCCACTTGGCCCTCCATGTTCTGGGGGTGGACAACACGCAGGAAGCGAAAGCTGAAGGCCTTGTCTGTCAGGCTGCGTAAGCTCAGCACTTGTCTCTTAGTGGCTTCCTGTTGGGCCGTCAGCTCCACAGGTCCTGCCTGCAGGAATGGGGGCAGCGTGGGCAGCTCCTCACCAGTTCCTGTGCCAAAAGTCAGGAAGCCGCTGGGCGCAGCCAGAGCACAGCCAGACATGGAGTACCGGGCCCTCGGACCCTGGGGTGTATCTCTGCCTCGCGTCCGCCCCTGGGCTTCGAAAAAAAACTCGGCACAGTCCAGAGTCACCAGCGACATGTCATGATGTTGGATGAGTCGCTGTGGTTTGAAGGCGTCCACGTACCGCTGGCTGCAGGTGACTGGAATCTGCAGGTGAGGAAAAAACATTTCTTGAGACACAGCAGGGGCCCAGGAGGAAGGAGGAGCGAGTGCTGTATCTAGGCGGCGGCTGGCTCTGACCGATCGGTGAGAAGGTGGTGCGTAGTGGAGTGGGATTCCTAAGGAATTATTGGCGGAGTAGGGACGGGATAGGGATACAGCAATTCCATCTTGGTTCTATGTCAGTTGAGATTGGGCTGTTGCACTCACTCACTGTAAAATGCCATTTCTATGAACTATACATGCAAGACAATTCCAACTTGGGAAGAACGATAGGGAAGAGGCACAAGATGCTTAGATTCACTCGGCTTTGATTCAAGTACACACGGTTGCTTCTCTCCCGGCAAGTGGAACAGGGTGAGCAGAATGACACGTTTCTGCACTCTGTCCAGGAGAGGGTCCAggcaggctgggcaggagcagtcGTCGTTCCAAACCACTGATCAGCAACTACATTTGCTAAGATATGGCTGGAAGAAGAAATGGTAAGGTCCTGTGCATCCTGAAGGCAAACTGCAGCTTGCTACTGCAACCACAACTTCTCCTTCCCCCACTTTTTGTTTCCTTGCAACATTTGACAGTGGGAATGGGAAAACCACATGCGtgacccaacatggctgcctgccaGCTACAAGCCCTGATTCCTTTCACTAGCCTGGGGTGCGGGTGGGTCCCAACCTGGAGCTCTCAAGAGACTGAACCTCAACTCCCACCATCCAGTTCCCAGCCTGAAGTTCTCGGATGTTGGACACGACTTgcgatgggagttgtcgtccaacaacatctggagaccccaggcTATTTATTTCCCATGTAAACCGTCTGGCTAACTTGGGCTGAAGAGCGGTGTATCAAGATCCATCCTAGGAGGAACCCCTGAGCTAGCACAACACAAAGCTCTACCAAGTTCCGCGTAGCCCCGGCGACTCACCTGTTTCAGCCTCCGCTCCATGAACTCTGTCCAGCTAAGCCAGTACCGAGAGGCTGTGGATTCGGAGATGTGGAACCGGAACGCTAGGTCTTGAAGGAGCAGGCCCAGGCGCAAACGGACAAGCACCAAGAAGAGCTGGTTCTCGGGGCTGAGGGCGCTGTGGGACCCACTTTCTGGGCTCCCCTCCTCCCGCTTGCCATCCAGGAGGAAGTCCAAAAAGGCGGTGAGGCGGGGGTATTCGTCGAAGCTGGTGTAGAACCTCAGCCACTTGGCATCTCCCTTGACGCTCTCGAGAGAGAAGGCCCCATGGGGAGCCTGAGTCCTGTGCTGGCCCCTCAGCTGCCTGCTCAAGGAGAGGACGGTGGCACCGCTGGCATCCAGCTCTTTCCGCAGGCGTTGCACTGTAGCCTCGAGCTGGTCCCGCTCACAGCGCAGGTTTCGGTTCTCTGTCTCCAGCTGGGAGACGTGCTCTCTgaggttggagaggagagcccAGTTCTCAGCATCCACTTTCTCCTGTATGGCATGGGAGAAAACTGGTATGGCATGGATTGCCAGTCTTGccatagcaagcatgaactgtc
Coding sequences within it:
- the LOC128330520 gene encoding uncharacterized protein LOC128330520 — its product is MEINSGSSFQEASQEEKCVLAAHYGPELEVPARSQLPSRKKEQRRRSQQLTQEHPANVPSGLGDLVLAAEWMKDTSESHCHQDSTEVAALRDHNTYCIPQEAETLKSLVRELKDTVHRQSELLFSLQGALEASQKECQALQEKVDAENWALLSNLREHVSQLETENRNLRCERDQLEATVQRLRKELDASGATVLSLSRQLRGQHRTQAPHGAFSLESVKGDAKWLRFYTSFDEYPRLTAFLDFLLDGKREEGSPESGSHSALSPENQLFLVLVRLRLGLLLQDLAFRFHISESTASRYWLSWTEFMERRLKQIPVTCSQRYVDAFKPQRLIQHHDMSLVTLDCAEFFFEAQGRTRGRDTPQGPRARYSMSGCALAAPSGFLTFGTGTGEELPTLPPFLQAGPVELTAQQEATKRQVLSLRSLTDKAFSFRFLRVVHPQNMEGQVGRAWIISCYLACLLHEPMGLP
- the RPL18 gene encoding 60S ribosomal protein L18; translated protein: MGVDIRHNKDRKVRRKEPKSQDIYLRLLVKLYRFLARRTNAKFNKVILKRLFMSRTNRPPLAISRMIRKMKLPGRDNKTAVVVGTVTDDVRIQEIPKLKVCALRVTEGARTRILKAGGQIMTFDQLAMAAPKGQGTVLLSGPRKARRVYRHFGKAPGTPHSHTKPYVRSKGRKFERARGRRASRGYKN